The Pseudomonas orientalis genome contains a region encoding:
- the cadR gene encoding Cd(II)/Pb(II)-responsive transcriptional regulator, translating into MKIGELAKLTDCPVETIRYYEKEGLLPPPARTDGNYRVYTQAHTERLIFIRNCRSLDMTLEEIRSLLSLRDSPQDQCESVNALIDEHIHHVKARIDGLLALQEQLLDLRQRCGGGEPCGILQQLEVSGGIAASEAEPSHVGRSHGH; encoded by the coding sequence ATGAAGATCGGCGAACTGGCCAAACTCACCGACTGCCCGGTGGAAACCATCCGTTATTACGAGAAGGAAGGCCTGCTGCCGCCCCCCGCGCGCACGGACGGCAACTACCGCGTGTACACCCAGGCGCATACCGAGCGGCTGATCTTTATCCGCAACTGCCGCAGCCTCGACATGACACTGGAAGAAATCCGCAGCCTGCTCAGCCTGCGCGACAGCCCCCAGGACCAGTGCGAAAGCGTGAATGCGTTGATTGATGAGCATATCCACCATGTAAAGGCGCGGATCGATGGGCTGCTGGCGTTGCAGGAGCAATTGCTGGACCTGCGCCAGCGCTGCGGGGGTGGGGAGCCGTGTGGAATCCTGCAGCAGTTGGAAGTCAGCGGCGGGATTGCGGCCAGCGAGGCCGAGCCCTCGCACGTGGGCAGAAGCCACGGCCATTAG